A genomic region of Pelodiscus sinensis isolate JC-2024 chromosome 19, ASM4963464v1, whole genome shotgun sequence contains the following coding sequences:
- the SYCE2 gene encoding synaptonemal complex central element protein 2, with protein sequence MSNQECESPEPEEEQAKPDSPFFADIQRRELQSEILSRKESPSTSLLCPTADVPVAALDGKSANYFTALDSNIENLQKRTQQLIEKINENRKKDHTVMSNFRESLLLKVSSLAEKLEEMMFLIYDRHNKQMQDKLQELSEIMERISQIQAELRQVCHTVEAAYKDLCMQPEV encoded by the exons ATGTCTAATCAGGAATGTGAAAGTCCAGAGCCAGAAGAGGAGCAGGCTAAACCAGACAGCCCATTCTTTGCTGATATTCAAAGACGTGAATTACAGAGTGAGATCCTGTCCAG gAAGGAATCTCCCAGCACATCtttgctctgccccactgcagatgTGCCTGTAGCAGCATTGGATGGCAAGTCAGCCAATTATTTCACAGCCCTGGATTCCAACATTGAAAATCTGCAgaaaagaacacagcagctgaTTGAGAAGATCAATGAGAACCGGAAGAAAGACCACACTGTCATGAGCAATTTCAGGGAGAGCCTCCTGCTGAAG GTTTCAAGTTTGGCGGAGAAACTGGAGGAAATGATGTTTCTCATTTACGATCGCCATAACAAGCAAATGCAGGATAAGCTCCAAGAGCTCTCGGAGATAATGGAGAGGATCAGCCAGATCCAAGCCGAACTCAGGCAAGTCTGCCACACTGTGGAGGCAGCTTATAAAGACTTGTGCATGCAACCAGAGGTGTGA
- the FARSA gene encoding phenylalanine--tRNA ligase alpha subunit yields the protein MAQPRADKAMRATPNMAPDTCWGALNTAAAARPSAHAHLRRKWVRFSRPLPGREVSPLPSPRRPAGMSPTMAADGPAPAELLLQRLERAGGGGLCSLEAAAALGLEHQQLVGAVKSLQALGEVIQAEQRSSKRWELTPEGKEIAQEGSHEARVFDSIPAEGLLQSELMKLPSGKVGFSKAMSNKWVRLEKNADGGPRIFRAVENVQDLVREKLQLVQQGEAESLEEKDRNELKKRKLLMEVVIKTYWIQKGSAFSTTVTKQETDLTPEMIASGSWRDLKFKAYNFEALGIMPEGGHLHPLLKVRTQFRQIFLEMGFTEMPTNNFIESSFWNFDALFQPQQHPARDQHDTFFLQDPAEATDFPMDYLKRVKKIHSQGGYGSQGYKYDWKLEEARKNILRTHTTAVSARMLYRLAQQEKFTPAKYFSIDRVFRNETLDATHLAEFHQIEGVVADYGLTLGDLMGTLREFFTKLGITQLRFKPAYNPYTEPSMEVFSYHQGLQKWVEVGNSGVFRPEMLLPMGLPEGVSVIAWGLSLERPTMIKYGINNIRELVGHKVNLQMVYDGPLCRLDA from the exons ATGGCGCAGCCACGCGCCGACAAGGCCATGCGGGCCACACCCAACATGGCGCCCGACACGTGCTGGGGCGCACTGAACACGGCAGCCGCCGCGAGACCCTCAGCGCATGCCCATCTCCGCCGGAAGTGGGTGCGGTTTTCGCGACCTCTTCCGGGGCGAGAGgtcagcccccttccctccccccgccgcccggcCGGCATGTCCCCCACCATGGCGGCGGACGGGCCCGCGCCGGccgagctgctgctgcagcggcTGGAGCGGGCGGGGGGCGGCGGCCTGTGCAGCCTGGAGGCGGCCGCGGCGctgggcctggagcaccagcagcTGGTGGGGGCCGTGAAGAGCCTGCAGGCGCtgggggag GTCATCCAGGCTGAGCAGAGATCCTCGAAGCGCTGGGAGCTGACACCTGAGGGAAAGGAGATTGCCCAGGAGGGAAGCCATGAGGCGCGTGTCTTTGACAGCATCCCTGCCGAAGGGCTGCTCCAGAGCGAGCTGATG AAACTGCCAAGTGGGAAAGTGGGGTTCAGCAAGGCCATGTCCAACAAGTGGGTGCGGCTGGAGAAGAATGCAGACGGGGGGCCGCGCATCTTCCGGGCT GTGGAGAACGTACAGGATTTGGTCCGGGAGAAGCTGCAGTtggtgcagcagggggaggcCGAGAGCTTGGAGGAGAAGGACAGGAATGAACTGAAGAAGAGGAAGCTCCTAATGGAAGT GGTCATCAAGACCTACTGGATCCAGAAAGGCAGCGCCTTCAGCACCACGGTCACCAAGCAGGAGACGGACCTCACCCCAGAGATGATCGCCAG CGGCTCGTGGCGTGACCTGAAGTTCAAGGCGTATAACTTTGAGGCGCTGGGCATCATGCCCGAGGGCGGGCACCTCCACCCGCTACTCAAGGTCCGCACCCAGTTCAGACAGATCTTCCTCGAGATGGG CTTCACAGAAATGCCCACCAATAACTTCATCGAGAGCTCCTTCTGGAACTTCGACGCCCTCTTCCAGCCGCAGCAGCACCCGGCCCGCGACCAGCATGACACCTTCTTCCTGCAGG aTCCTGCCGAAGCCACGGACTTCCCCATGGACTACCTGAAGAGAGTGAAGAAGATCCACTCGCAGGGAGGCTACGGCTCCCAGGG gtaCAAATATGATTGGAAGCTGGAAGAGGCTCGGAAGAACATCCTGCGGACGCACACCACGGCCGTCAGCGCTCGCATGCTCTACCGGCTGGCCCAGCAG GAGAAGTTCACCCCAGCCAAGTATTTCTCCATCGACCGGGTCTTCCGGAACGAGACTCTGGATGCCACCCACCTGGCCGAGTTCCACCAGATTGAGGGCGTGGTGGCCGACTACGGCCTGACGCTGGGGGACCTCATGGGCACCCTCCGGGAATTCTTCACCAAGCTGG GGATCACCCAGCTGCGTTTCAAACCGGCCTACAACCCCTACACGGAGCCCAGCATGGAGGTGTTCAGCTACCACCAAG GGCTCCAGaagtgggtggaggtggggaactCGGGAGTGTTCCGCCCAGAGATGCTGCTGCCCATGGGCCTGCCGGAGGGGGTGTCGGTCATCGCTTGGGGCCTCTCTCTGGAGCG ccccaccatgATCAAATACGGCATCAACAACATCCGGGAGCTGGTCGGGCACAAGGTGAACCTGCAGATGGTCTACGATGGCCCCCTCTGCCGCCTCGACGCGTAG